The Tripterygium wilfordii isolate XIE 37 chromosome 21, ASM1340144v1, whole genome shotgun sequence genome segment TATAAAACCACAAAATATATCCAATCTACAAACTTTTTGAGATGATTACATCTTAATCAATAATAttgaaattaaatcaaattgtaCAAGGATGTGTTTGGTGTGCATTAAATCTACTTGGTGCCCACCTACATACCACATCCTCCACAAATTTTCCTCCTTTTGGAATCCTCCAAGACAAAATGTTATAccaaagaattccaaattatatacagaaaatgagaaaaatataaaaatgcatccattttatatattttcactGCCTATACCCGAACCCGCTGGACTGGGTCGGGTACTTGAAATTGAATACAAGCGGGTCAAGCGAGTTCGAGTAATTCTGAGCCATCGCGCCCGAGTTCTGATTGAAAAACCCGCCCGAGTTATCCATTGTTTGGCCGCTCAATCCACTCTGCACCTCCTCCTCCACCGAGTTCCGAATCTTCGTGTCCACGTGGCACACCTCTTGTTGCCATTGAGGGACATAAACGTCATTTTGTCCATAACTCATCATCCCCTGACTATTATTTTGTCCTCCCGGAACGAGTTGGGCCGCCGAGTTCAGCCCGGCTAGAGTCGCCCAATCAAAACTCCCCGAACCCAGATTGTGTAAATTCACCTTCTCGTCGCGTTGTGATGTTCTGAGTGAGTTCATACAAGGTAAAGTAAAAAAACCGTCATCAATCTCTGGCAACGAATCGAGAACATCGTCAAGGTGCgaagatgaggaggaggaagaaccATTGGTGCTGTATTCCTTGCTAGAAACACTCGCAATCGGTTTCTGAGAACTCGAATTCTTCTTGTAAATGCGACACAACACCCATTCATCCAACTGTAATCACAAAAAGTGTTCAATtaatcaaaacttgaaaaaacaGAGCATGAACAGAGTATTCACAATCGAATGATTGTGGTACCTTCGAACTGCCACTTTTGCGAGAGGACTCGATGAGGCGATACTCGTGCATAATCCAATTGGTTTTGGTTCCTTTTGGTGCTTTGCCGACATAGAAAACCAGAGCCTTCTTGATTCCTACTTTCCGACCTTCGGTGGTAATGATTTTGTCCGTACCCGTCGCCTTCCAATATCCCGACCCAGCAACTCTGTTCGGTCGAGAACCGTTCGGGTACTTCCTGTCTCTCGGGCTGAAGAAGTACCACTCCTTTTCACCAAAAATCGCCTTACCTGTCAAACAAATGAATCAAACTGAGCATCAATAAACCGTCAAAACATAAATCATGAACTCGAATTGAATACAAAATTCCAAATTTGAGACTTACTGGGCAAGACCCATGGATCGAATTTGTACAAATCGATGTCTCCAATAATTTGTAACGAGAATGGCTGACCGGCCACTTTGCGGCAAAGATACTGAACCAGAAGCTCTTCATCGGTGGGGTAAAACCGGAAACCCGGCGGCAAGCTCAATTGGGCAAGTGGGTCTTTCTCTTGCAGTCCCATTTTCCGCCCACAATCGAATTTTCTCGAGAAAGTGAGAAGGaacaaccgttgtactctgtttggataggaaggaaggaaaaaccaaaactctctgaaattcaaaatattaaattctTCCTTTTTTAAATCTAGGAATACTGGACCTATTTATATAGCCAGCTTAAAAAAGTGACAAGTACGGTCGTCCTAGTCGACGGGACCCACCTACTCTTAATCACCGTTAAACCCTCAACACGTGTAAGCATCAAACGGCCGACCTTATCTAAGAGAGTCATATGGAGCTTTCTCTGTGGTGCATGAACCGTCACGAAAAAAGCTGGAATGAGTCATCCGGGTTTCGGGCACGTGTCGTAAAAAGACCACTGTGAGGGTATTTATGAAAAGGTAGTCCGAATTTTGCATGATTCcaagagaattaaaaaaaagagtgaattttatttcttttggtgtTGCGTTTTCCACATGACGACACGTGGACATGGTGGGTTGGAATTTCGTTTCCCTCCAAGAGTAGGTGTGAAAGGGCAAGTCACAAAAGATAAGTATAaagaatacttttttttttttagaaaaggtCGCATCAAGATTGGATAAAATAGCAGCTGTATTTTGCTTTTCCTGaggtataaaatattttttaaaaaataataaattaaaaatatgtaatttggatcttgttttcaaaaattgaatctttttgaaaaaaaaaaaaacatgttacaCATTTACAATGACATCAGGATTTCGTAGTGTTCAATCAATAGATGACCTTACTACTACTATTAGAGCTCTTGCTTTCCGTTTTAGGGCCTTAAAACACAATTTTCTTCAACATTTTGTTGGATGATGATGCGTTTGAGATTGTGATTGTTCTGAACTAGACAAATTGGTCCCTCAAATCCATGATTTTATCGTTGAGGACATTTGATCTCTGCTCCGCTCCACCACCAATCATATTTTTCATACCCCTCGAATGTGTAATAGAGTGGTTGATGACCTAACCTCTCTGGGGCGCTCAATCGAATTAGTCTCAATCATGTTGGAGTGAATTTTTCCTGAGTGAATTTTTCACTCCATTCATGTCATGCTTACCTATAATTGTAATCTCATTTGATTAACAAAATTTCGTTTCTTtccgaaaaagaaaagaaccatTCATGTTTGatgtttttcatatattttttaattaattttaaaaagtaaGGAAAAATGAGAAATTATTCTTCTTCTAGAAAAGCAGTATATCACTATCCAATAATGGCAGTATAATTGAGGATTGAAACGCTATTGTTATTAGggggtttttcttcttttttgtttactttcattttcttctttttggagGGTGTGTGAGTGTcctttttagggtttctttcaCTCAAAAACCTCTCTGCAAGAGTGCAAGGTCATGGGTaggtcattttttattttggtataaAAAAAGTACCTAAGAATTTTGTGGATGTGGAATAATTAGATGGATAGAAATGAATACATCGTCTATCATGGGTTGGatgtttgaattttgtttggttAGTCAAAGTGGTACGTAGATAGTAGATATCATAAAGACTTGTGGATATGTGAGTGTACAAGTATTTTCTCACTTTTTATGGTAAGGATTGTATTTTGACAAGTGCGTTTCAAGTCTTTAAACAAGtaataagatatatatatatatatgtagtgtgAGTCAATTTGGATTTATGACACGTGCAATTTATAGGTGGCAAAGTTACTATTGGCACCATATCTtgaattttgatgattcaaaggcTTTTGTTTGCAGGTGTCAAGAGGTTCGCCACCTAACTTTTCTTGAAGATTTTATTAGTGTTTCTACACATGGATCTTGAAACTTTTTATGAgatgaaaataagaaaaatcatgGGTGTTTCTTTCTACAAACTTGAATTCATGCATGAGGAAGTTTTGAGATCTTCCCTCATGAAGGTTCGTGTTGTCTTCCATATCCTATACTTTTCAATACAAGATTTTGACTAGTGTAATtgcattttaaaaaacaaatgtaCAATCTTACTCTCCAATGATTTTGCCATCGAATTTATTTTTCACCATTGAAAATGAATTATAAACTCTCAAAAATTTCAGATTTCTCTACTATTGAATGAGAATTATAAACTCTCGGGGATTCTAGGTTTTCTTTACTAGATTTATTCTCTACcattgaataaaaattataaactctCGAGAATTTCGAGTCCCCTAGTATGATTTATATACCCAAATTGTTTATCAACCGATTAAATACTTTTTCTAtcacaaagaaaattcaaatgcTAAACCCTAATATAAACAAGCTTATAGCTTAAGCCGCATAGAGTGACTGCAGCCACAAATCAATGGACCATAATACCACAAAAATCAATTTTTAAGTTGAAATTGTAACCGACTTTGATCAGTCTAGTGGCTGCTGGATTACTATAATTATCACCTTATCACCAAGGAATACTATGCTTAAAATAAACTATTGGTACCATTATTCATGATATAATAATCACATACACTCTGTGCCTCCTAAGAGCCATTGCAATTTCTGTGCATCTTCATGCCATCAAAAGTCTTAgaataaacaaaacaagaatC includes the following:
- the LOC119990120 gene encoding NAC domain-containing protein 72-like; the protein is MGLQEKDPLAQLSLPPGFRFYPTDEELLVQYLCRKVAGQPFSLQIIGDIDLYKFDPWVLPSKAIFGEKEWYFFSPRDRKYPNGSRPNRVAGSGYWKATGTDKIITTEGRKVGIKKALVFYVGKAPKGTKTNWIMHEYRLIESSRKSGSSKLDEWVLCRIYKKNSSSQKPIASVSSKEYSTNGSSSSSSSHLDDVLDSLPEIDDGFFTLPCMNSLRTSQRDEKVNLHNLGSGSFDWATLAGLNSAAQLVPGGQNNSQGMMSYGQNDVYVPQWQQEVCHVDTKIRNSVEEEVQSGLSGQTMDNSGGFFNQNSGAMAQNYSNSLDPLVFNFKYPTQSSGFGYRQ